From one Bacteroides intestinalis DSM 17393 genomic stretch:
- a CDS encoding hybrid sensor histidine kinase/response regulator, translated as MLQTSSIEDVNADLVHINGTFIRNDSLYNQMEEGIFQRYERNKPDYLVLIGSIAFTLRDRIQKEWGDIPMVLIANEDTYAPREYYFTGRSKNMEDNTVAPLNDIREQYNFTFIEAPDMYKETIDMMVRMLPPMKKLVFAADELYQNQRLDQLIHSYITSEYPNIEYERLVGKEENSRRLQEYLLADDPTTSILFSTWFYERKNLFGSPTLISGDFQLVASSPQPVFALRGAYINKAGFIGGHFYDQAELEQSLTNIIGQMLQGKEMRDIPFVYSKKSYPLVNYAQLELDELDAELCPSNTIFLNKPLTFWQKYKWWIISGTILLLSLVVIALIIYWFQQKKIALFSAHNTLVCNMPISYTQAIVDLNEKGEVTNIKYQAGNSLFNSLFTANEDNDTNKNSLSQIECLPRFIKMIFREKQAITFTHFFKQTHSFYEFIICRSSEKYTIDIFGVDITARNEAENALREINKKLEMTLSVARIIPWRWDLKNDMITCESEQILAHMNFTKEEGSTPQAHIIKASEYFRKMHPEDLERMQQVHKNLISGKLQHAKEEFRIITEVEGRKFIDWLETNAIVDQYDEQGSPISLVGSLLLITERKRQEKALIAAREKALESERLKSAFLANMSHEIRTPLNAIVGFSSLLTATEDEQEREEFISIIENNNQLLLQLVSDILDLSKIEANTLEFNYRDVDLNGLAKDVESTVRRRLKPNVVLEFIPGAAQCHVQTEKNRLSQVLINLLVNATKFTQTGSITFGYEIRGKELYFYVKDTGMGISQEDQNKIFERFTKVDTFTQGTGLGLSICKNIIEKMKGRIGVESEGKGKGSTFWFTVPYQPGAVVEQKKQQPVSLAPKAARQKPIILVAEDNESNYLLFNSILNKDYNLVHAWNGEEAIELYRKFQPHVIIMDINMPKMDGYEAAREIRKFSKTIPIIAVTAYSFSSDKEKVMENGFNGYVPKPVDAHILKEKLHSTIKQNIAAE; from the coding sequence ATGCTTCAAACTTCTTCAATAGAGGATGTCAACGCCGACTTAGTGCATATAAACGGAACATTTATCCGTAATGATTCATTGTACAACCAAATGGAAGAAGGAATCTTCCAACGTTATGAAAGAAATAAGCCGGATTATCTAGTGCTCATAGGGAGTATAGCTTTTACTTTGAGAGATCGTATTCAGAAAGAATGGGGGGATATTCCAATGGTTTTGATTGCCAATGAAGATACTTATGCCCCCCGGGAATATTATTTCACGGGACGCTCTAAAAATATGGAGGACAATACAGTCGCACCTCTGAATGACATCAGAGAACAATATAACTTCACGTTTATTGAAGCCCCGGATATGTATAAAGAAACCATTGACATGATGGTACGGATGTTACCCCCAATGAAGAAGCTCGTATTTGCGGCAGACGAACTTTATCAGAACCAGCGGTTGGACCAGCTTATACACTCATACATCACATCAGAATATCCGAATATTGAATACGAACGCCTGGTGGGCAAAGAAGAAAACAGCAGACGACTACAAGAATACTTATTGGCAGATGATCCGACTACAAGTATCTTATTTTCTACTTGGTTTTATGAACGTAAAAACTTGTTTGGATCGCCTACACTTATCAGCGGCGACTTCCAGCTGGTAGCATCTTCACCTCAACCGGTATTTGCCCTGAGAGGTGCGTATATCAATAAGGCAGGATTCATCGGCGGACACTTCTATGACCAAGCAGAACTAGAGCAATCATTAACCAACATTATCGGACAAATGCTCCAAGGGAAAGAGATGCGTGACATTCCATTCGTATATAGTAAAAAGTCATACCCGCTTGTCAATTATGCACAACTGGAATTGGATGAACTTGATGCAGAGCTTTGTCCGTCAAATACAATATTCCTGAATAAACCACTCACATTCTGGCAAAAATATAAATGGTGGATCATTAGCGGAACGATTCTATTACTTTCACTTGTGGTCATCGCACTTATCATATACTGGTTCCAGCAAAAGAAAATAGCCCTGTTCAGTGCTCACAACACACTTGTATGCAACATGCCGATATCATATACCCAGGCAATAGTGGATCTTAATGAAAAAGGAGAGGTAACAAATATAAAATACCAAGCCGGAAACAGTTTGTTCAACAGTTTGTTTACGGCAAATGAGGATAATGATACGAATAAGAATTCGCTTTCACAGATTGAATGTCTTCCCCGATTTATAAAAATGATATTCAGAGAAAAACAGGCGATTACCTTCACACACTTTTTCAAGCAGACCCACTCTTTTTATGAATTCATTATCTGCCGGTCATCCGAAAAGTATACTATCGATATTTTTGGAGTTGATATTACAGCACGCAATGAAGCGGAAAATGCGTTGCGGGAAATCAACAAGAAACTGGAAATGACCTTGAGTGTAGCTCGAATCATTCCTTGGCGCTGGGACCTGAAAAACGATATGATTACCTGCGAATCCGAACAGATATTGGCCCACATGAATTTTACCAAAGAAGAAGGTTCCACTCCTCAGGCGCATATTATAAAAGCCTCCGAATATTTCCGGAAAATGCACCCGGAAGATCTGGAACGTATGCAGCAGGTACACAAAAACCTTATATCCGGAAAATTACAACATGCCAAAGAAGAGTTCCGCATCATTACCGAAGTGGAAGGACGAAAATTTATAGACTGGCTTGAAACGAATGCAATAGTAGATCAATACGATGAGCAGGGCAGTCCAATATCACTGGTAGGCTCACTGCTACTAATAACAGAACGTAAGAGACAAGAAAAGGCACTGATAGCAGCCAGGGAAAAAGCTTTGGAATCCGAACGGCTAAAGTCTGCATTTCTGGCTAACATGAGCCACGAAATACGCACACCATTGAATGCTATCGTAGGTTTCTCCAGCTTGCTGACTGCCACTGAGGATGAACAGGAACGGGAAGAATTCATCAGTATCATAGAGAACAATAACCAGCTGCTCTTGCAACTCGTCAGCGACATTCTGGACTTGTCGAAAATAGAGGCAAATACGCTTGAGTTCAATTACCGAGACGTTGACCTGAACGGACTGGCAAAAGACGTGGAAAGTACCGTACGCCGCAGGCTGAAACCGAACGTTGTTCTGGAATTCATTCCTGGAGCTGCCCAGTGCCATGTGCAAACCGAAAAGAACCGGCTCTCACAGGTACTTATCAACCTGTTGGTCAATGCAACTAAATTTACTCAAACAGGTAGCATCACATTCGGTTATGAAATACGTGGAAAAGAACTATATTTTTACGTAAAGGACACCGGCATGGGCATCTCACAAGAGGATCAGAACAAAATATTCGAACGTTTCACCAAAGTGGACACTTTCACTCAGGGAACGGGACTGGGCCTTTCCATCTGCAAAAACATTATCGAAAAGATGAAAGGCAGGATCGGAGTAGAATCCGAGGGTAAAGGCAAAGGAAGCACATTCTGGTTCACAGTGCCGTATCAGCCGGGAGCAGTTGTAGAACAGAAGAAACAGCAACCTGTCAGCCTTGCCCCCAAAGCAGCCAGGCAAAAGCCTATCATCCTAGTGGCAGAAGACAATGAGAGCAACTACTTGCTATTCAATTCCATTCTTAACAAAGATTACAACCTGGTGCATGCCTGGAATGGTGAAGAAGCTATAGAGTTATATCGGAAATTCCAGCCGCACGTCATCATCATGGATATCAATATGCCTAAAATGGACGGATACGAAGCGGCAAGGGAGATACGAAAATTCTCAAAAACAATACCCATCATTGCCGTTACGGCATATTCCTTCTCCTCTGACAAAGAAAAGGTGATGGAGAACGGATTTAACGGTTATGTGCCCAAACCGGTCGACGCGCATATCCTGAAAGAGAAACTCCATAGTACAATTAAACAAAACATTGCAGCAGAATAA
- a CDS encoding pyridoxamine kinase: protein MYTNKVKKIAAVHDLSGMGRVSLTVVIPILSSMGFQVCPLPTAVLSSHTQYPEFSILDLTDEMPRIIAEWKKLDIQFDAFYTGYLGSPRQIQIVSDFIDDFRQPDGLVVVDPVLGDNGRLYTNFDESMIREMRHLAAKADVITPNLTELFYLMDKPYKAANTDEELKSYLRLLSDAGPQVVIITSVPVHGESHKTSVYAYNRVGDRYWKITCPYLPAHYPGTGDTFTSVITGALLQGDSLPIALDRATQFILQGIRATFGYEYDNREGILLEKVLHNLDMPIQSASYELI, encoded by the coding sequence ATGTATACAAATAAAGTAAAGAAAATAGCAGCGGTTCATGACCTTTCAGGTATGGGACGCGTATCCCTTACAGTGGTAATTCCTATTTTGTCTTCGATGGGCTTTCAGGTTTGTCCTTTACCTACGGCTGTACTTTCCAGTCATACACAATATCCGGAGTTTTCCATTCTCGACTTGACGGATGAAATGCCCAGGATCATTGCTGAATGGAAAAAGCTGGATATACAGTTTGATGCTTTTTATACAGGTTATTTAGGCTCTCCCCGACAAATACAGATCGTTTCGGATTTTATAGATGATTTTCGCCAGCCGGACGGCTTGGTAGTGGTTGACCCGGTATTGGGAGATAACGGGCGGCTATATACTAATTTTGATGAATCGATGATCCGGGAGATGCGTCATCTGGCAGCAAAAGCCGATGTGATAACCCCGAATCTGACCGAACTTTTTTATTTGATGGATAAACCTTATAAAGCTGCTAATACGGATGAAGAACTGAAATCCTATCTTCGGCTTTTGTCCGATGCCGGACCTCAGGTAGTTATTATTACAAGCGTTCCTGTCCATGGAGAAAGCCATAAGACTTCGGTATATGCCTACAATCGGGTAGGAGATCGTTATTGGAAAATAACCTGTCCCTATCTGCCCGCCCACTATCCGGGAACGGGGGATACCTTTACGAGCGTCATCACCGGAGCCTTATTGCAAGGTGACAGCCTTCCTATTGCCCTGGACCGTGCCACGCAATTTATCCTTCAGGGTATCCGTGCTACTTTTGGCTATGAGTACGATAACCGGGAGGGAATTCTGCTTGAAAAGGTACTGCACAATCTGGATATGCCTATCCAGAGCGCCAGTTATGAGTTAATTTAA
- a CDS encoding sensor histidine kinase — MKEKPNIDCEKYRQIAQMAKMGWWESDLKNRQYICSDFIIDLLGLESNRISFEDFHGRIREDHRERLRNEYFSLTNIETYEQMFPIQAKDGDIWVYSKISFKQPDEEGYRNMIGYLQCIDNRTGEMNENIDFLQVNSLLYQQNSISYSLLAFLQSDDITQIINKILADLLKQTKGDRTYIFEINREHKVQSCLYEATAEGISQELDFLQNVPWDDSLWWDRQISEKKSIILNTLDDMPPEAKVYRDTLEVQDIKSVMVVPLLSKDKVWGYMGIDMVRTHRSWSNIDHQWFSSLGNIISICLQLRKAELQAKEDRRALDHSEKILRNIYKNLPVGIELYDKDGYLVDMNDKELEIFGLADMKEALGVSLFENPNIPEDVKEKLRARENVDFSINYDFSKIDRYVTSRRKDIINLQTKVALLYDSQNQFSNYLFINIDTTETTSAYTKIQEFEHLFLLIGDYAKVGFAHFNVMTRDGYAQDTWYRNLGEKENTPMPQVIGVYSHVHPEDCAVLKLFVDQVKEGKATSLSKEVRVNRGNGKYSWTSINVMVRDYRPQDGVIEMLCINYDITPLKETEQKLIIARDKAEELDRLKSAFLANMSHEIRTPLNSIVGFSSLLAETDDREERQEYIKIVETNNELLLQLVSDILDLSKIESGTFDFVRSDLDVNESCMKIIKSLEMKVPETVDLVFEKYMPDCHIYTDKNRFMQVITNFINNALKFTKQGTIALGYEQTAPHEIKFYVRDTGVGIPKEKIDSIFERFVKLNTFVQGTGLGLSICKSLVSQMGGKIGVESTEGEGSCFWFTHPY; from the coding sequence ATGAAAGAGAAGCCAAATATTGACTGTGAGAAATATCGCCAGATTGCGCAAATGGCTAAAATGGGTTGGTGGGAATCGGACCTGAAAAATCGCCAATATATTTGTTCAGACTTTATCATTGACTTACTCGGACTTGAAAGCAACCGGATCAGTTTCGAAGATTTCCACGGAAGAATACGGGAAGACCATCGGGAACGGCTCAGAAATGAATACTTTTCGCTCACAAACATAGAAACCTATGAGCAAATGTTCCCCATCCAGGCAAAAGATGGAGATATATGGGTATATTCTAAAATAAGTTTCAAACAACCGGATGAAGAAGGTTATAGAAATATGATAGGATATCTGCAATGCATAGATAACCGTACTGGAGAGATGAATGAGAACATTGATTTCCTTCAGGTAAATAGTTTACTTTATCAACAAAACAGTATTTCCTATTCATTGCTCGCTTTTCTACAATCGGATGATATTACACAGATTATCAATAAAATATTGGCAGATCTCCTCAAACAGACCAAAGGAGACCGCACCTATATATTTGAGATAAACAGAGAACATAAAGTGCAAAGTTGCCTTTATGAAGCAACAGCCGAAGGAATATCCCAGGAACTGGATTTCTTACAGAATGTACCTTGGGATGATTCTCTCTGGTGGGATCGCCAAATCTCAGAAAAGAAATCAATCATTCTGAATACATTGGACGATATGCCACCTGAGGCAAAAGTTTACCGTGATACCTTGGAGGTGCAAGATATTAAATCAGTAATGGTGGTTCCTCTCCTATCGAAAGATAAGGTATGGGGGTATATGGGCATCGATATGGTCAGAACGCACCGCAGCTGGAGTAACATCGACCATCAATGGTTTTCGTCTTTAGGAAACATCATCAGCATTTGCCTCCAATTACGTAAAGCGGAACTTCAGGCTAAAGAGGATCGCCGCGCATTGGATCACAGTGAAAAAATTCTTCGCAATATTTATAAGAATCTGCCAGTAGGTATCGAGCTTTACGACAAAGACGGGTATCTGGTAGATATGAATGATAAAGAACTTGAAATATTCGGCTTGGCGGATATGAAGGAAGCACTGGGGGTATCACTGTTTGAGAATCCCAATATCCCCGAAGACGTGAAAGAAAAATTGCGTGCCAGAGAAAATGTGGACTTCTCGATCAATTATGATTTCTCAAAGATCGACCGATACGTCACAAGTCGAAGAAAAGATATTATCAATCTTCAAACCAAGGTGGCTCTGCTTTACGATTCACAAAATCAATTCAGCAATTACCTGTTTATCAATATAGATACAACAGAAACCACCAGTGCATACACCAAAATACAAGAGTTTGAACATCTGTTCCTCTTAATAGGTGACTATGCCAAAGTAGGTTTTGCCCATTTTAATGTAATGACGAGAGACGGGTATGCCCAGGATACATGGTATCGGAATTTAGGTGAAAAAGAAAACACTCCCATGCCCCAGGTTATCGGAGTATATTCACATGTGCACCCGGAAGATTGCGCTGTCCTGAAACTATTTGTAGATCAGGTTAAAGAAGGGAAAGCCACAAGTTTAAGTAAAGAAGTACGCGTTAACAGAGGTAACGGAAAATATTCGTGGACCAGTATAAACGTAATGGTTAGGGATTATCGTCCTCAGGATGGAGTTATTGAAATGCTGTGTATCAACTATGATATCACTCCCTTGAAAGAGACAGAACAGAAGCTGATCATTGCCCGTGACAAAGCCGAAGAACTGGATCGTTTGAAATCTGCTTTCCTTGCTAATATGAGTCATGAAATACGTACTCCGCTCAACTCTATCGTTGGTTTTTCCAGTCTGCTGGCAGAAACAGACGACAGGGAAGAACGCCAGGAATATATCAAAATAGTAGAAACAAACAATGAATTGCTTCTGCAACTGGTTTCTGATATTCTCGATCTTTCGAAGATAGAGTCCGGAACATTCGATTTCGTACGCTCCGATCTGGATGTAAACGAAAGCTGCATGAAAATCATCAAGTCGCTGGAGATGAAAGTACCGGAAACTGTAGACCTGGTCTTTGAGAAGTATATGCCCGATTGTCATATTTATACAGACAAAAACCGATTCATGCAAGTCATAACCAATTTCATAAACAATGCATTGAAGTTTACGAAGCAAGGCACTATAGCTTTGGGATATGAACAGACGGCACCCCACGAAATAAAATTCTATGTACGTGATACAGGTGTCGGGATTCCCAAAGAGAAAATTGATAGCATATTCGAACGGTTTGTGAAACTCAATACTTTTGTACAGGGCACCGGTCTTGGACTTTCCATCTGCAAAAGTTTAGTATCTCAGATGGGAGGAAAAATCGGAGTGGAATCAACTGAAGGAGAAGGTTCATGCTTTTGGTTTACTCATCCGTATTAA
- a CDS encoding MFS transporter: MQQNTQRPVSSIAYPILIALSISHCLNDLLQSVITATYPLFKEDLTLSFAQIGLITLVYQMSASVFQPVFGLFFDKRPFAWTLPMGMLFTMTGLLNLAFSTNLYWVLFSVFIIDIGSSVLHPEASRITSLASGGRRGLAQSLFQVGGNLGGSLGPLLVALIVAPYGRHNIALFAILSVIAIMVMIPVGKWYKRYITRMKRDHIALQPHMQMPLPMEKTVLSISILLILIFSKYIYMASLSSYYTFYLIDKFGVSVQDSQLYLFVFLVATAIGTLMGGPIGDRIGRKYVIWGSILGAAPFSMLMPHVGLLATIIMSFCVGLVLSSAFPAILLYAQELLPSKLGLISGLFFGFAFGVAGIASAVLGNMADKFGIEAVYNVCAYMPLLGLVTWFLPDLKKNRKQIPD; encoded by the coding sequence ATGCAACAGAATACACAACGACCGGTAAGTTCGATAGCTTATCCGATATTGATCGCATTAAGTATTTCTCATTGTCTGAACGACTTATTGCAATCCGTCATAACCGCCACATATCCGCTTTTCAAAGAGGACTTAACGTTGAGTTTTGCACAAATCGGATTGATTACGCTGGTTTATCAGATGTCCGCATCGGTGTTCCAACCCGTATTCGGATTATTTTTTGATAAGCGCCCGTTTGCCTGGACACTACCGATGGGGATGTTGTTCACTATGACCGGATTGTTGAATCTGGCCTTTTCCACAAATCTTTATTGGGTATTGTTCTCAGTGTTCATCATAGATATAGGTTCTTCCGTACTTCACCCGGAAGCATCGCGCATCACTTCGCTCGCCTCCGGAGGCAGAAGAGGCCTGGCACAATCCCTGTTTCAGGTGGGTGGCAACCTGGGAGGATCATTGGGTCCGTTACTGGTAGCTTTAATTGTAGCGCCTTATGGCAGACACAACATCGCATTATTCGCAATTTTATCAGTGATAGCAATCATGGTAATGATACCTGTCGGCAAATGGTACAAAAGATACATTACCCGGATGAAACGTGACCATATTGCCCTACAACCTCATATGCAGATGCCTTTGCCTATGGAAAAAACGGTTCTTTCCATTTCTATCCTGCTGATACTTATCTTCTCCAAATATATTTATATGGCAAGCTTAAGCAGCTATTACACTTTCTATCTGATTGATAAATTCGGAGTAAGTGTACAGGACTCCCAACTTTACCTCTTTGTGTTTCTTGTGGCTACAGCCATCGGTACACTAATGGGTGGTCCTATCGGAGATCGTATCGGAAGAAAGTATGTCATCTGGGGTTCCATCCTCGGTGCCGCACCTTTCAGTATGCTGATGCCTCATGTTGGCTTGCTTGCCACAATTATTATGAGTTTCTGTGTCGGCCTGGTTCTTTCATCTGCTTTCCCCGCCATCCTGTTATATGCGCAGGAGCTATTACCCAGTAAACTGGGACTGATTTCCGGATTATTTTTCGGATTTGCTTTCGGAGTGGCAGGTATTGCTTCGGCTGTATTGGGAAATATGGCGGATAAGTTCGGCATCGAAGCTGTTTATAATGTCTGCGCTTATATGCCGTTACTCGGATTGGTTACCTGGTTTTTGCCTGATCTGAAGAAAAACCGTAAGCAAATACCTGATTAG
- a CDS encoding SanA/YdcF family protein, with translation MKKLIKSSKWARRIKWSILTGTILIFAVIVCANYAVRHTAKAFIYQNIDSIPQNKAGLLLGTSKLLRSGLPNQYFQNRIQATVDLYKAGKIEVVVISGDNSRKGYNEPEDMKSELMLRGIPEDKIYLDYAGFRTLDSVVRMEKIFGQKSFTIISQKFHNQRAIYIAHAKGLQVVGYNAEDVNAYSGFKTQLREKFARVKLFLDLWTGKNPKFLGEPVIIQ, from the coding sequence ATGAAGAAACTTATAAAATCATCCAAATGGGCAAGACGGATCAAATGGTCTATCCTGACCGGCACAATCCTCATCTTTGCAGTAATAGTTTGCGCTAATTACGCAGTACGCCATACAGCAAAAGCGTTTATATATCAGAATATCGATTCTATTCCCCAGAATAAAGCAGGTCTTCTGCTTGGAACCTCAAAACTATTACGTTCCGGACTTCCCAACCAATACTTCCAGAATAGAATACAGGCAACGGTAGACTTATATAAAGCCGGTAAAATAGAAGTGGTTGTAATCAGTGGTGACAATAGTCGAAAAGGTTATAATGAACCGGAAGATATGAAGTCGGAGCTGATGTTACGCGGTATTCCTGAAGATAAGATTTATCTGGATTATGCAGGATTCCGCACTTTGGATTCCGTAGTTCGCATGGAAAAGATTTTCGGACAGAAAAGCTTCACAATCATATCGCAGAAATTTCATAACCAGCGTGCCATTTACATTGCGCATGCCAAAGGATTACAGGTCGTAGGATACAATGCCGAAGACGTGAATGCCTACAGTGGTTTCAAAACACAACTCCGGGAGAAGTTTGCCAGAGTTAAGCTCTTTCTGGACTTGTGGACCGGCAAAAATCCGAAGTTTCTGGGAGAACCGGTAATCATTCAGTAA
- the fldA gene encoding flavodoxin, whose amino-acid sequence MKKIGIFYGSSTGTTQGIAETIASKLGVPASDVIDVSKMNADIVKEYEALLLGTSTWGDGELQDDWYNGVKVLKESDLKEKTIALFGCGDSESYCDTFCDGMGIIYEDIKDSGCTIIGKVSAEDYSFSSSIAVIDGMFVGLALDDINESDKTEERIDAWVNDIKNHLA is encoded by the coding sequence ATGAAGAAAATAGGAATATTTTATGGTTCCTCAACCGGAACTACACAAGGCATTGCCGAAACAATTGCTTCTAAACTAGGTGTCCCCGCATCCGATGTAATCGATGTCAGCAAAATGAATGCCGACATAGTAAAGGAATATGAAGCTCTTCTCTTAGGAACTTCTACCTGGGGTGACGGTGAACTGCAGGATGACTGGTATAATGGCGTTAAAGTGTTGAAGGAATCAGACTTGAAAGAAAAAACAATTGCTCTGTTCGGTTGTGGTGATTCCGAATCTTATTGCGATACATTCTGCGATGGCATGGGTATCATATACGAAGACATCAAGGATTCCGGCTGCACCATCATCGGTAAAGTATCTGCAGAAGATTATTCTTTCTCCTCCTCTATTGCTGTTATCGACGGTATGTTTGTCGGACTTGCTCTTGATGACATCAACGAAAGTGATAAGACGGAAGAACGTATCGACGCTTGGGTGAACGACATAAAAAATCACTTGGCATAA
- the ccsA gene encoding cytochrome c biogenesis protein CcsA has product MHLFNLKKSLVFLYICLVALLAVATFVEHVRGTEFVEKYVYHTVWFCCLWGVLAALAVVVLIERQLWRHLPALLLHGSFLVILVGAMITFSCSKKGYMHLTVGTEVGTFIDQDSKRVIELPFTLCLDSFRVEYYPGTEAPADYVSYIRGAEPVSMNRILSRQGYRFYQSSFDDDKEGSWLSVNYDPWGIGITYAGYILLGISMLWMLVSHSGEFRRLLRHPLLRKGGMFVWLLMATGMVVQAENRSLPALALRQADSLASKQVIYHDRVVPFNTLARDFVLKLTGKPSYGGMTPEQVVGGWLLRPEVWQNEPMIYIKSAELRHLLRLPSSYARLTDLFDGQNYRLQEFWKVGQKPHMKMTSLEKAIMETDEKVGLILMLRSGMLIRTLPEDGSIKPLSDVKVQAEILYNRIPFSKLLFMFNLTVGMLAFFYLLYCSMHRSAGKAWRVFTVALYAAFLFQLFGYCLRWYIGGRIPLSNGYETMQFMALCTLLLACIFRHRFSFTLPFGLIISGFALLVAYLGQNNPQITPLMPVLLSPWLSIHVSLIMVSYALFAFMMLNGLLAFCIGGWRKKVIDSEIQEQCKVRVEQLMLFSRLMLYPAVFCLGAGIFIGAVWANVSWGRYWAWDPKEVWALITFLIYDAAFHGQSLAVFRQPRFFHAYMVLAFLTVLMTYFGVNYLLGGMHSYA; this is encoded by the coding sequence ATGCACCTTTTTAATTTGAAGAAAAGTCTCGTCTTCTTATATATCTGTCTGGTGGCTTTGCTCGCTGTGGCGACCTTTGTGGAGCATGTACGCGGAACAGAGTTTGTAGAAAAGTATGTTTATCATACAGTTTGGTTTTGTTGTTTGTGGGGAGTACTTGCCGCATTGGCAGTTGTCGTGTTGATTGAGCGGCAGTTGTGGCGGCATCTCCCGGCATTGTTGTTGCATGGCTCCTTCCTCGTTATCTTGGTGGGAGCCATGATTACATTTTCATGCAGCAAAAAAGGATATATGCATCTCACTGTAGGCACTGAGGTGGGAACTTTCATAGACCAAGACAGTAAGCGGGTGATCGAATTACCGTTCACCCTATGTTTAGACAGTTTTCGGGTGGAGTATTATCCGGGGACGGAAGCTCCGGCAGATTATGTCAGCTATATCCGTGGTGCGGAACCTGTTTCCATGAATCGTATCCTCTCTCGTCAGGGGTATCGTTTTTACCAGTCTTCTTTTGATGATGATAAGGAGGGGAGCTGGTTGTCGGTGAATTATGATCCGTGGGGAATAGGAATTACGTATGCAGGATATATTTTGCTGGGTATTTCCATGTTGTGGATGCTTGTCAGTCATAGTGGGGAATTCCGTAGATTGCTCAGGCATCCGTTGCTTCGAAAAGGGGGAATGTTTGTGTGGTTGCTCATGGCTACGGGAATGGTGGTGCAAGCAGAAAACAGAAGTCTTCCGGCACTTGCACTCAGACAGGCGGATAGTCTGGCTTCCAAACAAGTGATTTATCATGATCGCGTAGTACCTTTTAATACACTTGCACGGGACTTTGTATTGAAACTGACCGGGAAACCTTCTTATGGTGGCATGACACCCGAACAGGTTGTCGGAGGTTGGTTACTCCGTCCGGAGGTTTGGCAGAATGAACCGATGATTTATATAAAGAGTGCGGAACTTCGTCATTTACTCCGATTACCTTCTTCCTATGCCCGTCTTACTGATTTGTTTGATGGACAAAACTATCGCTTGCAGGAGTTTTGGAAGGTCGGACAAAAGCCACACATGAAAATGACTTCGTTGGAAAAGGCTATTATGGAAACGGATGAAAAGGTAGGATTGATACTGATGCTACGGAGTGGAATGCTTATCCGTACTTTACCGGAAGATGGGAGTATAAAACCACTGTCTGACGTAAAGGTACAGGCTGAAATATTGTACAATCGCATTCCATTCAGCAAACTGTTGTTCATGTTCAATCTAACTGTAGGGATGCTGGCATTTTTTTATTTACTTTATTGCAGCATGCATCGTTCGGCAGGTAAGGCATGGAGAGTTTTTACAGTTGCACTTTATGCAGCATTTCTTTTTCAACTTTTTGGTTACTGTTTGCGGTGGTATATTGGCGGGCGTATTCCGCTGAGCAATGGATATGAAACCATGCAGTTTATGGCACTGTGTACACTTCTGCTTGCGTGCATATTCCGGCATCGCTTCTCTTTTACTTTACCTTTTGGGTTGATTATTTCGGGTTTTGCCTTGTTGGTAGCTTATCTTGGGCAGAACAATCCTCAGATCACTCCTCTGATGCCTGTGTTGCTGTCTCCTTGGTTAAGTATCCATGTTTCTCTGATTATGGTATCTTATGCATTGTTTGCCTTTATGATGCTAAATGGATTACTGGCATTCTGCATAGGAGGCTGGCGAAAAAAGGTAATCGATTCGGAGATTCAGGAACAGTGTAAGGTTCGTGTAGAGCAATTGATGCTTTTCAGTCGGTTGATGCTCTATCCGGCAGTATTTTGTCTGGGGGCGGGAATTTTTATTGGTGCTGTGTGGGCAAATGTTTCATGGGGGCGCTATTGGGCCTGGGACCCGAAAGAAGTCTGGGCTTTAATCACCTTTTTAATCTATGATGCGGCATTCCATGGGCAATCTCTTGCCGTCTTCCGGCAACCCCGGTTTTTCCATGCTTATATGGTGTTGGCTTTCCTTACGGTGCTGATGACTTACTTCGGAGTAAATTATCTACTGGGCGGTATGCATAGCTATGCCTGA